The Candidatus Neomarinimicrobiota bacterium genome includes a window with the following:
- the hisS gene encoding histidine--tRNA ligase: protein MSQHITSVKGTNDILPEESPKWRYIENTIHKISEEYNYREVRTPVFEETQLFARGVGEYTDIVTKEMYTFLDKGENSLTLKPELTAPIIRSYIQHHYDQTYPLSKIYYLTPLFRQERPQAGRQRQFHQYGIEAIGSEYPETDVEVIAFAMDVYRRLGLTAEAGHLELRLNSIGDSACRPDYLEALRTELEPHRSDLCKTCQERFESNTLRLFDCKNESCQGILDAHAPKITDHLCDECHEHFGTVTELLDELEIPYMLDHKLVRGLDYYTRTTFEITSDLLGAQDALCGGGRYDKLVEELGGNSTPAVGFAAGIERLIMALESEGLFPDFTDSIDLFIVLVGDSVRNRAYKILQRLREQGVHCDMDFLRRSVKAQFREANRQNADYTIVLGENELEAGEATIKNMDTGEEQMVSFDGLGGFFKRNL from the coding sequence ATGAGTCAGCACATTACCAGCGTCAAAGGCACTAATGATATTCTCCCGGAGGAGTCGCCCAAATGGCGGTACATTGAAAACACAATTCACAAAATCTCCGAGGAATATAATTACAGAGAAGTCCGCACACCGGTGTTCGAGGAGACCCAACTCTTCGCCCGGGGGGTCGGCGAATACACCGATATTGTCACCAAAGAGATGTACACCTTTCTGGACAAGGGCGAAAACAGCCTCACCCTGAAGCCGGAACTCACCGCCCCGATCATCCGCTCCTACATTCAGCATCATTATGATCAGACGTATCCGCTGAGCAAAATTTACTATCTCACGCCGCTCTTCCGGCAGGAGCGCCCCCAGGCGGGACGACAGCGCCAGTTTCACCAGTACGGCATCGAAGCCATCGGCTCGGAATATCCGGAAACAGATGTAGAAGTAATTGCATTTGCCATGGATGTGTATCGGCGATTGGGTCTCACCGCGGAAGCCGGACACCTGGAACTTCGGCTGAACAGCATCGGCGACAGCGCGTGCCGGCCGGATTACCTGGAAGCGTTGCGAACCGAACTGGAACCCCACCGGTCGGATCTCTGCAAAACGTGTCAGGAGCGATTCGAGTCCAATACGCTGAGACTTTTCGATTGTAAAAATGAATCCTGCCAGGGAATTCTGGACGCGCATGCCCCGAAAATCACCGACCATCTCTGCGATGAGTGCCATGAACACTTCGGCACGGTGACGGAATTGCTGGATGAGTTGGAAATTCCCTATATGCTCGACCATAAACTCGTCCGCGGACTGGATTACTACACCCGCACAACCTTTGAGATCACCAGCGATCTGCTGGGCGCGCAGGATGCGCTGTGCGGCGGCGGTCGCTACGACAAATTGGTTGAAGAACTCGGCGGAAATTCGACGCCGGCCGTGGGATTTGCTGCGGGTATCGAACGACTGATCATGGCGCTGGAATCCGAAGGTCTTTTCCCGGATTTCACCGACTCCATCGACCTGTTTATCGTGCTGGTGGGCGACTCAGTCAGAAATCGTGCGTATAAAATATTACAAAGACTCCGTGAGCAGGGCGTCCACTGTGATATGGATTTTCTCCGGCGGAGCGTCAAAGCTCAGTTCCGCGAGGCCAATCGCCAAAATGCGGACTACACCATTGTCCTCGGCGAAAACGAGCTGGAAGCCGGCGAGGCGACGATAAAGAACATGGATACGGGCGAGGAACAGATGGTGTCGTTTGACGGATTAGGAGGCTTCTTCAAACGCAACTTGTAA
- the mgtE gene encoding magnesium transporter: MLTQEINILLDTLRRLNRRNAHANLKKILHKTHAADLATIFRYLTEPERREIFPLISDRNHAAEVLSEMDDSLRVELINQLTREQVIELFSEMATDDLADVLGLLPDDLSGEIVQLMEPESAIDLEAIMGYPEDTAGGIMIPEAFSLNEDTTASEAIEVLQQSENSEMVFYVYVVDDDNHLKGVCSLRQLLMVSPKKALKDFMITQVVSVLPETDQEEVARLVGRYNILALPVVDDENHLLGIVTVDDIIDVIREEATEDFLQMAGAGRDREILLKSTYEESKLRFPWLFATWIGGIVASMIVSSFGDLLQRVVALAAFMPIIAGMGGNIGTQSATIVIRGLATGRVNIREAGHVIFKELRVGLILGITYGIALAILVKIIYTSSGIMVGVVVGLGICAVMILAALMGAFAPIVLNKLNVDPAIATGPFVTTSIDILGLLIYFSIAMALL, translated from the coding sequence ATGCTTACGCAAGAGATCAACATATTGCTGGACACGTTGCGTCGGCTGAATCGGCGGAATGCTCACGCCAACCTTAAGAAAATTCTCCATAAGACTCACGCCGCCGATTTGGCCACCATTTTTCGTTACCTCACCGAGCCGGAACGACGGGAAATTTTCCCACTGATCTCCGACCGGAATCACGCGGCGGAAGTCCTGAGTGAAATGGACGATTCGCTCCGGGTGGAACTGATTAACCAGCTGACCCGCGAACAGGTTATTGAGCTGTTTTCCGAGATGGCCACGGATGATCTGGCGGACGTGCTCGGCTTGCTCCCGGACGATCTCTCCGGCGAAATCGTCCAGCTTATGGAGCCGGAGAGCGCCATCGACCTGGAAGCTATCATGGGCTACCCGGAGGATACCGCCGGCGGTATCATGATTCCGGAGGCGTTTTCGCTGAACGAGGATACCACCGCGTCAGAAGCTATCGAGGTGCTCCAGCAGTCCGAAAACAGCGAAATGGTTTTCTACGTCTATGTGGTGGATGACGACAATCATCTAAAAGGCGTGTGCTCGCTGAGGCAGCTACTGATGGTTAGCCCAAAGAAGGCGCTGAAAGATTTTATGATCACCCAGGTGGTCAGCGTGCTCCCGGAAACGGATCAGGAGGAGGTCGCCCGGCTGGTGGGCCGCTACAATATCCTGGCGCTGCCGGTGGTGGACGATGAAAACCATTTGCTGGGCATTGTAACCGTCGACGACATCATCGACGTTATCCGGGAAGAGGCCACCGAGGACTTTCTCCAGATGGCCGGCGCCGGCCGGGATCGGGAAATTTTGCTGAAGAGCACCTATGAGGAATCCAAGCTCCGCTTCCCGTGGCTTTTCGCCACCTGGATCGGCGGGATAGTGGCCTCGATGATCGTCAGTTCCTTTGGCGATCTCCTACAACGAGTCGTCGCCCTGGCTGCCTTCATGCCGATTATCGCCGGAATGGGCGGGAATATCGGCACCCAGTCCGCCACCATTGTCATCCGAGGGCTGGCGACCGGTCGGGTCAACATCCGGGAAGCGGGACACGTGATCTTCAAAGAATTACGTGTCGGTTTAATCCTTGGAATTACCTACGGCATTGCGCTGGCAATCCTGGTAAAAATAATCTATACCTCCTCCGGAATAATGGTCGGGGTAGTGGTGGGGCTCGGAATCTGCGCCGTCATGATCCTGGCAGCGCTCATGGGAGCATTTGCGCCGATTGTTCTGAATAAACTCAACGTGGATCCTGCCATTGCTACAGGGCCGTTCGTAACAACTTCCATCGATATCCTCGGCCTGTTAATCTATTTTTCAATCGCCATGGCACTCCTGTAA
- a CDS encoding glycosyltransferase, producing MTVSFLVIILFWLPVLLYSASSLFFYVGLHRRQAGSNKKKHFISVIIAARNEEENIPALLDSLIKQEYPSDRYEVIVVDDKSTDSTAETVKEYSQRSEELRLLRVEETPDNYSPKKYALTVGIKEARGDIILTVDADCIVRPTWVGTMNSYFTEDVGMVVGYSGVSVTDRRSWLQKWQAFDFLALMAANEGALNHGIPLASSGQNLGFRKSAFQEVGGYDSIAERATGDDVLLLQLIRRKTEFEIVFAGTPEAYNNTSPELTLKDLLHQRIRWASDAPIQLWMDPAFFAYLVAVFSMYVVFIGGILYALFNPGFWIIVGAGYLVKALSEFVLLNYATQIYARRDLMGQFPVWTLLQIPYIIVTGLGGVFFNYSWKGRTRKEVKQIGEKEQG from the coding sequence TTGACCGTTTCCTTTCTTGTAATAATACTGTTTTGGCTTCCGGTGCTGCTGTACAGCGCCAGTTCGCTTTTTTTCTATGTGGGACTCCATCGCCGTCAAGCCGGCTCCAACAAAAAGAAACACTTCATCTCCGTTATCATCGCCGCCCGGAACGAGGAAGAGAACATCCCGGCGCTCCTGGACAGCCTGATAAAGCAGGAATATCCTTCGGATCGCTATGAAGTCATCGTTGTGGATGACAAATCCACCGACTCCACGGCAGAAACCGTGAAAGAATATTCCCAGCGAAGTGAGGAGCTGCGGCTGCTCCGGGTGGAGGAAACACCGGACAACTATTCACCTAAGAAATACGCTCTGACTGTCGGGATCAAAGAGGCCCGCGGCGATATTATCCTCACCGTTGATGCCGATTGCATCGTCCGGCCCACCTGGGTTGGCACGATGAATTCCTATTTTACCGAGGATGTCGGAATGGTGGTCGGTTACTCCGGCGTCAGTGTCACCGACCGGCGATCCTGGCTGCAAAAGTGGCAAGCGTTCGACTTCCTGGCGCTGATGGCCGCCAACGAAGGCGCCCTGAATCACGGTATTCCACTGGCGTCATCCGGACAGAATCTGGGATTCCGGAAGTCCGCATTCCAGGAGGTCGGCGGGTATGATTCTATTGCCGAGCGCGCCACCGGCGATGATGTCTTGCTCCTCCAGCTTATCCGGCGGAAGACCGAATTCGAGATCGTCTTCGCCGGCACTCCGGAGGCCTATAACAACACCTCACCGGAACTGACGCTAAAGGATCTCCTCCATCAGCGTATTCGCTGGGCCTCCGACGCTCCAATTCAGCTCTGGATGGACCCGGCATTTTTCGCATATCTCGTGGCCGTCTTCTCGATGTATGTCGTCTTTATCGGTGGGATTCTTTACGCTCTGTTCAACCCGGGATTCTGGATAATTGTCGGCGCCGGATATCTTGTGAAAGCACTTAGCGAGTTCGTACTACTCAACTACGCAACGCAAATCTATGCCCGCCGGGATCTGATGGGCCAGTTCCCGGTCTGGACCCTGCTGCAGATTCCGTACATCATCGTGACTGGTCTCGGCGGCGTATTTTTCAACTACTCCTGGAAGGGCCGGACCCGGAAAGAGGTGAAACAGATTGGGGAAAAAGAACAGGGATAG
- a CDS encoding DUF2007 domain-containing protein, with product MKYCHSCRYEFKDEVDECPDCGVELSTEPPAPDKYKEVEWVELYQVNGTMYAEMIKEVLDNAEIPNYLSFDFMSSAYLLRGANLVGTSGKLFVPKDFKDEALDVIEPMINEEGGDTAES from the coding sequence ATGAAATATTGTCACAGTTGTCGATACGAATTTAAGGATGAAGTGGACGAATGTCCGGATTGCGGCGTTGAGCTAAGCACCGAACCGCCGGCGCCGGATAAATACAAGGAAGTGGAATGGGTGGAGCTGTATCAGGTCAACGGCACTATGTACGCGGAAATGATAAAAGAAGTCCTGGATAACGCGGAAATCCCGAACTATCTCTCCTTCGATTTCATGAGCAGCGCGTATTTGCTTCGGGGCGCAAACCTGGTGGGGACCAGCGGAAAGCTGTTTGTACCCAAAGATTTCAAAGACGAGGCGCTGGACGTGATCGAACCGATGATCAATGAGGAAGGCGGGGACACAGCCGAATCATGA
- a CDS encoding CPBP family intramembrane metalloprotease has translation MNDSIKPKNDSGSDAPRFPKRWPTIGIVFLSILLPYFFAAFFIQPEDGVIPQSARIYIFIGEIFILLPSAYYVLRNNYNPRFLYRLRTVTWTVFLWAAIIGLSISVLGDEFDRVISMFIEPPAWLDESLMFFEINSFGEFLLIVGALVVITPIAEELLFRGFLQTTLEHRIRDVTKAILTTALAFALLHMNTWWILQLYVFGVVLSYLSWRSQSVLPGIAAHMSINGLSLLFSNLDPNGLGWYQMGNHVSPVWIGLAIAGTYYGFQRINREFPLEDRQSDTIFPKDNLAESDHPSLPPEN, from the coding sequence ATGAACGACTCCATTAAGCCAAAAAATGATTCCGGCTCCGATGCTCCCCGCTTCCCGAAGCGCTGGCCAACGATTGGTATCGTGTTTCTCAGCATCCTGCTGCCGTACTTTTTTGCGGCGTTCTTTATTCAGCCGGAGGATGGAGTTATACCGCAAAGTGCCCGGATTTACATCTTCATCGGGGAAATTTTTATTCTACTGCCGAGCGCTTATTACGTCCTCCGAAATAATTATAATCCGCGGTTTCTCTACCGGCTGCGCACGGTTACCTGGACGGTGTTTCTCTGGGCGGCGATTATTGGTCTCAGTATTTCTGTGCTGGGCGACGAATTCGATCGCGTGATTTCCATGTTTATCGAGCCGCCAGCGTGGCTGGACGAATCGCTGATGTTCTTCGAGATAAATTCATTCGGCGAGTTTCTCCTCATTGTCGGGGCGCTGGTTGTCATTACGCCTATCGCCGAAGAGTTGCTGTTCCGGGGATTCCTCCAGACTACGCTGGAGCATCGGATTCGCGACGTTACCAAAGCAATCCTGACCACGGCGCTGGCGTTTGCGCTTCTGCACATGAACACCTGGTGGATCCTGCAACTCTATGTGTTTGGCGTTGTATTGTCATATCTGTCCTGGCGATCCCAGAGTGTACTGCCCGGCATTGCGGCACATATGAGTATCAACGGATTATCGCTGTTATTCTCCAACCTCGATCCCAACGGATTGGGCTGGTACCAAATGGGAAATCACGTCTCGCCGGTCTGGATTGGGTTGGCCATCGCCGGCACCTATTACGGATTTCAGCGAATCAACCGGGAGTTTCCACTGGAAGATCGACAGTCCGACACCATCTTTCCGAAAGACAATTTAGCCGAGTCGGATCATCCTTCCCTGCCTCCGGAGAATTAA
- the upp gene encoding uracil phosphoribosyltransferase, translating to MTNLTLVEHPLISHWITVLRNKQTRPADFRRAMANVTRHLFFHATEDLPATDVTVETPLASTGGQLIDTEIVLVPILRAGQGMVDPILETVPDALVGYLGMYRDEESLDPVSYYFRLPDISDDSHIFVIDPMLATGGSSSLALTHVKKQTDSTNVTFLCIIAAPEGVERLNDEHPDIHIYTSALDEKLNDDAFIVPGLGDAGDRQYNTL from the coding sequence ATGACAAATCTGACACTGGTTGAGCACCCCTTGATCTCTCACTGGATTACGGTACTTCGGAACAAGCAGACCCGACCGGCCGACTTCCGTCGCGCCATGGCAAACGTCACGCGCCACCTCTTTTTTCATGCCACGGAAGATCTGCCGGCGACAGATGTCACTGTAGAAACACCGCTGGCGTCGACCGGCGGTCAACTCATCGACACCGAGATCGTGCTGGTGCCGATTCTCCGCGCAGGCCAGGGAATGGTAGATCCGATCCTGGAAACGGTGCCGGACGCACTGGTCGGGTATCTCGGCATGTACCGGGACGAGGAGAGTCTGGATCCGGTGTCGTACTACTTCCGGCTCCCGGATATCTCGGATGACTCTCACATTTTCGTCATCGATCCCATGCTGGCCACCGGCGGGAGTTCCTCGCTGGCGCTCACGCATGTCAAGAAACAGACCGACTCGACCAACGTTACCTTCCTTTGTATCATCGCCGCGCCGGAGGGGGTAGAGCGGTTGAACGATGAACACCCGGATATTCACATCTATACCTCGGCGCTAGACGAAAAGCTGAATGACGACGCCTTTATCGTTCCCGGCCTGGGCGATGCCGGCGACCGGCAGTATAATACGTTGTGA
- a CDS encoding RNA methyltransferase, producing MGLSNRQLKHLSSLSRKKFRREHGQCVIEGVRLCEEILRSDWPLREMYYTGDFAERDDSEVLFGVAGEKHLNPTEISSHEMQKITNTEHPQGVAVLADIPDRPDFEPEPDWHPEILLLDGISDPGNFGTLLRSADWFGVREILAGPGSVEWTNPKVMRASMGAVFRVTVLEINDWFPVLAQLRNTSYSIFTADMDGVGVNQISREELHQPWALVLGNEAHGVSVSLGQSANKKLTIPGDGPADSLNVAMAGTVLLYALTAIET from the coding sequence ATGGGATTATCCAACCGTCAGCTAAAACACCTCTCTTCCCTGAGCCGGAAGAAATTTCGCCGGGAGCACGGGCAGTGCGTCATCGAAGGTGTGCGGCTCTGTGAGGAGATACTCCGCTCGGACTGGCCACTCCGGGAGATGTACTATACCGGGGATTTTGCCGAACGGGATGACTCGGAAGTACTGTTCGGCGTTGCCGGGGAAAAACACCTCAACCCGACGGAGATTTCCAGTCACGAGATGCAAAAGATCACCAACACCGAGCACCCGCAGGGTGTGGCGGTATTAGCGGATATTCCGGACCGCCCGGACTTTGAGCCGGAACCGGACTGGCACCCGGAAATACTCCTGTTGGATGGTATCAGTGATCCCGGAAATTTTGGCACGCTGCTTCGTTCCGCAGACTGGTTCGGGGTGCGGGAAATCCTTGCCGGGCCTGGCAGCGTGGAGTGGACAAACCCTAAGGTAATGCGCGCGTCTATGGGCGCGGTGTTCCGGGTAACAGTTTTGGAAATCAATGACTGGTTTCCCGTCCTTGCACAACTGCGTAACACATCCTATTCAATTTTTACCGCTGATATGGATGGGGTTGGAGTCAATCAAATCTCCCGTGAGGAATTGCACCAACCCTGGGCGTTGGTGCTGGGCAACGAGGCCCACGGCGTTTCTGTATCGCTGGGACAATCAGCGAACAAAAAACTTACCATACCCGGTGATGGTCCGGCTGACTCACTGAACGTGGCCATGGCGGGGACGGTGTTACTTTACGCGTTGACAGCGATTGAAACTTGA
- the gap gene encoding type I glyceraldehyde-3-phosphate dehydrogenase translates to MAVRVAINGFGRIGRSVYRAAHSLDADVEFVAINDIADPEMLATVLKHDSIHGRFPKKVEVKDDKLVVDGDAVKIMNVREEKDLPWADLDVDVLVESTGKKRPRKELEKHLHAGAKKILSTVPSEEPADATVVYGVNHHDLAGDEQIILNASGTTNSSAILCKVIHEHFGIEYGYLTTIHAYTLDQSLLDYPHEDMRRARSAALSIIPTTTHAGYTIERVLPELEGKIDAMSYRVPVSDGSIVDLSLQLRNEATIHDINVAMKTASESNLKGLLHYTNEPLVSVDIKGSTYSAIYDAQLTRVLRPNFIKVSAWYDNETGYSHRVVDLIEKLG, encoded by the coding sequence TTGGCGGTACGAGTTGCAATAAACGGGTTTGGGCGGATCGGGCGATCCGTTTATCGGGCGGCCCATTCACTGGATGCCGATGTGGAATTTGTGGCGATAAATGATATTGCCGACCCGGAGATGCTGGCCACAGTGCTGAAACATGACTCTATCCATGGCAGGTTTCCAAAGAAGGTGGAGGTCAAGGACGATAAGCTAGTCGTTGATGGCGATGCCGTCAAAATCATGAATGTCCGGGAGGAGAAAGATCTTCCCTGGGCGGACCTGGATGTCGATGTATTGGTAGAGTCCACCGGGAAAAAGCGCCCCCGGAAGGAACTGGAGAAACATTTACACGCGGGCGCCAAAAAGATCCTTTCAACTGTTCCGTCTGAAGAGCCTGCGGATGCGACGGTTGTCTACGGCGTCAACCATCATGATTTGGCTGGCGATGAGCAGATTATTCTGAATGCGTCCGGAACCACAAATTCTTCAGCGATCCTGTGCAAGGTGATTCATGAGCACTTCGGGATAGAATACGGGTATCTCACGACGATTCACGCCTATACCCTGGATCAAAGCCTGCTGGATTATCCACATGAGGATATGCGCCGGGCCCGTTCTGCTGCACTGTCGATTATTCCGACGACCACCCATGCCGGATATACCATTGAACGGGTTCTCCCGGAACTGGAAGGCAAGATAGACGCCATGTCCTACCGGGTACCGGTCTCCGATGGTTCTATTGTTGATTTATCATTGCAATTACGGAATGAAGCCACCATCCATGATATAAATGTGGCGATGAAAACGGCGTCGGAAAGCAATCTGAAGGGCTTGTTGCATTATACGAATGAGCCGTTGGTCAGCGTTGATATTAAAGGGAGTACGTATTCGGCCATTTATGACGCTCAGCTGACCCGTGTGTTGCGCCCGAATTTTATCAAAGTCTCCGCCTGGTACGATAATGAAACCGGATACTCGCATCGGGTCGTTGATCTCATTGAAAAACTTGGATAA
- the rdgB gene encoding RdgB/HAM1 family non-canonical purine NTP pyrophosphatase, translating into MVSTIIIASGNQDKVAEIREIMARPGLRIKTLAEFENTPAVVEDGNTLYENALKKARVIYKSLGVPVLSDDTGLEVDYLDGAPGVFSARYAGEDATYEDNVQKLLRELRSVPRKNRSARFRTVAVFFDGQQDLSGEGTVEGIITEEPRGDGGFGYDSVFEALETKQTFGEMNGKAKNAISHRGRALRNLYLTLQQHNILS; encoded by the coding sequence ATGGTTAGTACTATCATTATCGCTTCCGGGAATCAGGATAAGGTGGCGGAGATTAGAGAGATTATGGCCCGCCCTGGTCTCCGGATTAAAACGCTAGCGGAGTTTGAGAATACGCCCGCCGTTGTAGAAGACGGGAACACACTGTACGAAAACGCATTGAAGAAGGCGCGTGTTATCTATAAATCGCTCGGGGTTCCGGTGCTGTCGGATGATACCGGGTTGGAGGTTGATTACCTGGACGGCGCCCCCGGGGTTTTTTCTGCCCGATATGCAGGCGAAGATGCTACGTATGAAGATAATGTACAAAAATTGCTTCGGGAATTACGATCAGTACCTCGAAAGAATCGTTCCGCCCGCTTCCGAACGGTGGCCGTGTTTTTTGACGGACAACAGGATTTGAGTGGTGAGGGAACCGTCGAAGGAATAATTACGGAGGAGCCCCGAGGTGACGGTGGCTTTGGATACGATTCTGTTTTTGAAGCACTGGAGACAAAGCAAACATTTGGTGAAATGAATGGAAAGGCCAAAAATGCTATTTCCCACCGGGGACGCGCACTCCGGAATTTGTATCTCACACTTCAACAGCACAATATTCTCTCTTAA
- a CDS encoding replication-associated recombination protein A: MDLFSTNENSERPLPPLAERLRPETLDEFVGQEDLVAEGKILANAIRSRQLFSMIFWGPPGTGKTTLAKICANAVDAKFFQLSAVSSGVKDVRKIIEKAELLQQKQTRTILFIDEIHRFNKAQQDALLHAVEDGSIVLIGATTENPSFEVISPLLSRCRVLRLHPLKQDHLKRILERALKQDVVLRQVNLSLSEEAEDLLLDSAAGDGRRLLNVLEIALQQQRDDQVDQESLEIAEDDIREALQHRTQLYDKKGDYHYDTISAFIKSIRGSDPDAAIYWLAVMLEGGEDPKFIARRLIISASEDIGNADPYGITLATSTFTAIDYVGMPEAAIILAQATTYLASTPKSNESYMAINRAMSHVRNHGAGSVPLHIRNAPTDLMKSEGYHEGYDYPHDHQEHFTEQQYLPDEEKNAAFYHPSSLGREKYFRERLSRFWSNRYQFDESD, translated from the coding sequence ATGGATCTTTTTTCAACAAACGAAAATTCAGAGCGGCCGCTCCCCCCGCTCGCGGAACGGTTGCGCCCTGAAACCCTCGACGAATTTGTCGGCCAGGAAGATCTGGTCGCCGAGGGGAAGATTCTGGCTAACGCCATCCGGAGCCGGCAGCTCTTCTCCATGATCTTCTGGGGGCCTCCCGGCACCGGCAAAACTACTCTGGCCAAGATCTGCGCCAACGCGGTGGATGCGAAATTCTTTCAGCTCAGTGCGGTTTCCTCCGGCGTCAAAGATGTGCGCAAAATAATCGAAAAGGCTGAACTCCTCCAGCAAAAGCAGACCCGCACCATCCTGTTCATCGATGAAATCCATCGCTTTAACAAGGCTCAGCAGGATGCCCTGCTGCATGCCGTGGAAGATGGCTCAATTGTACTTATAGGCGCCACAACGGAAAATCCGAGTTTCGAAGTAATTTCCCCGCTGCTCTCGCGGTGCCGCGTGCTCCGGCTGCATCCGCTGAAGCAGGACCATCTCAAGAGAATCCTGGAACGGGCGCTGAAACAAGACGTCGTCCTCCGGCAGGTTAACCTGTCGCTGTCGGAAGAGGCGGAGGATCTACTCCTGGATAGCGCCGCCGGTGACGGCCGGCGACTGCTGAACGTGCTGGAAATTGCGCTTCAGCAGCAGCGCGACGACCAGGTCGATCAGGAATCGCTGGAAATCGCAGAGGATGACATCCGGGAGGCTCTCCAGCACCGAACGCAGCTCTACGATAAAAAAGGCGACTACCACTACGATACCATCTCTGCATTCATCAAAAGCATCCGGGGAAGCGACCCGGATGCCGCTATCTACTGGCTGGCGGTGATGCTGGAGGGCGGGGAAGACCCCAAGTTCATCGCCCGGCGCTTGATCATCAGCGCCTCCGAAGATATAGGTAACGCCGATCCGTACGGAATTACGCTGGCCACATCGACATTCACCGCCATCGATTACGTAGGGATGCCGGAGGCTGCGATCATTCTGGCGCAGGCTACAACGTACCTGGCCAGTACGCCCAAAAGCAACGAATCGTATATGGCTATTAACCGCGCTATGAGTCACGTCCGGAACCACGGCGCCGGATCAGTGCCGCTGCATATCCGGAACGCTCCGACTGACCTGATGAAGTCCGAGGGATACCACGAAGGGTACGACTACCCGCACGATCACCAGGAGCACTTCACCGAGCAACAGTACCTCCCGGACGAGGAAAAAAACGCTGCTTTTTATCATCCGTCATCTCTTGGGAGGGAGAAGTACTTCCGGGAGCGGCTCAGCCGCTTTTGGTCTAACCGATACCAGTTCGACGAGTCCGACTAA
- a CDS encoding DUF3108 domain-containing protein has translation MKIPVLNVSISTIQNQDVWTGSYSAEIKPAFSYIYEISNTYTIQAEPETWNPRKYVKKIHEGKHRDRQVFLYDTQAHTITLPSGEKTNFPESTHSLFSAMLWIQHHEWSSGESRTEIVEIDGQRWQIQLRVLGTEVVNPFGKKVQTKVVEAQLVQPIGGEKMTGRTDYLSANIATKDRTLRFWVDISTDTIYRIYVPMSPFSVWAHLKE, from the coding sequence ATGAAGATCCCCGTCTTGAACGTCAGTATCTCCACCATCCAGAATCAAGACGTCTGGACCGGTAGTTACAGCGCGGAAATTAAACCGGCGTTTTCCTATATCTACGAAATTTCCAACACCTACACAATTCAGGCGGAGCCGGAAACCTGGAATCCCAGAAAATATGTTAAAAAGATCCACGAGGGTAAACACAGAGATCGTCAGGTCTTTTTATATGATACGCAAGCCCACACCATCACACTTCCGTCAGGAGAAAAAACAAATTTTCCGGAGAGTACACACAGCCTGTTTTCCGCGATGCTTTGGATACAACATCACGAGTGGTCCTCCGGAGAATCCCGGACTGAGATAGTGGAAATCGACGGCCAGCGCTGGCAGATTCAACTCCGGGTTCTGGGGACGGAAGTCGTGAATCCGTTTGGGAAGAAAGTACAAACCAAGGTGGTAGAAGCGCAGCTCGTTCAACCGATCGGCGGAGAAAAAATGACCGGGCGGACGGACTACCTCTCAGCAAATATTGCGACAAAAGACCGGACACTTCGGTTCTGGGTCGATATTTCCACGGATACGATTTACCGGATTTACGTGCCCATGTCACCGTTTTCGGTCTGGGCACACCTGAAAGAGTAG
- a CDS encoding PTS sugar transporter subunit IIA, whose protein sequence is MDLESLLQPETILIDWHPATKDDAIASLVEAMADAGVIQDREIVLHDVQTREQSLSTGLGDGIAYPHARSSAVDSVAMAFGIVREGLEFESRDGEPAIFIPLMVSPKDGGAPHLYVMAEIVKKLEDQDVREQLLDAESPEEVYRILAE, encoded by the coding sequence ATGGATTTAGAATCCCTTTTACAGCCCGAAACGATACTGATCGACTGGCATCCCGCTACCAAAGATGATGCGATCGCCAGTTTGGTTGAGGCCATGGCGGATGCCGGTGTCATCCAGGATCGGGAGATCGTGCTTCATGATGTGCAGACCCGGGAGCAGAGCCTCTCCACCGGATTGGGTGACGGCATCGCCTATCCACATGCGCGATCGTCTGCGGTGGACAGTGTTGCGATGGCGTTCGGTATCGTCCGTGAGGGGCTGGAGTTTGAGTCCCGCGACGGCGAGCCGGCAATTTTTATCCCGCTGATGGTCAGTCCCAAAGATGGCGGAGCCCCGCACCTGTACGTGATGGCCGAGATCGTAAAGAAATTGGAAGATCAGGACGTCCGGGAGCAGCTACTAGACGCTGAAAGTCCGGAAGAGGTGTATCGGATTCTGGCTGAGTAA